A genomic window from Osmia bicornis bicornis chromosome 6, iOsmBic2.1, whole genome shotgun sequence includes:
- the LOC114874614 gene encoding diacylglycerol kinase eta isoform X1 yields MSSKQQRTRSRFKVITPFRSLVLCGESRQEMEDWLNAIRTVTENHPQTDSDIAEMLNGNHHWYATSHARRIYCNVCRDALYGVTSHGLSCEICKYKVHKRCSIKAINNCKWTTLASIGKDIIEDQDGNITMPHQWMEGNLPVSSKCSVCEKTCGSVLRLQDWRCLWCRATVHTACRPVIGVKCPLGPAKLSVVPPTALHSIGSDEAWEATRPIGCSPLLVFVNSKSGDNQGVKFLRRFKQLLNPAQVFDLIKGGPGPGLRLFRHFDPFRILVCSGDGSVGWVLSEIDRLGMHKQCQVGVLPLGTGNDLARVLGWGSSCDDDAHLPQLLEKYEKAGTKMLDRWSIMTFERSISLPFPKNELSPSNTMLKSNIAHQYENNVITHLTSILESDQENVVMSSIRILCDTVKDFATYIRENVNSEDQQMDDKCKILQNKLDLLLQTLCKEERYLTEHLEDVDNITLNTDISVSPDSCEKGVLEKPEKDITNLKRLQRRRQLTEKESVISRANSLKRIIRHLVEYAQVAIDDQINTDTKHTTKIPNTSISLDDSTVLNSISSKKQLDIPGLKVDHVDNLSIEPLIDSIQNIDNLTCNSPTPNVAFLSPIPDLRRDSQPEELLTLPAPDGFADSRRNSENLPQDSLDFDMPTVQSMNNQQEIENLVSNDQQLSESNNIEISSDFQVSVTRTTFDTSSPSDDATMQDTIISPDTESFQSRHISPEHTQKFENRIKTDTSRGSCSNSIISTDSTISDTLDFKNYMIRNSESEIARINSDIFDSTKRSDSSDIGHIDSPDNSDILPSDVQNSESLNDDLSSLGQDVNSTNIGEKYDSVREGLEPEQMEKPQKYCSIAQFVEGNDIAKRSFRKQITKSSVIETENKSKHNIGSSGQNSNDINQLKDSRDGKTSDLLSPVCCFNVSSDTTTTNEKPNNFPPSISVIINPPSPSASIESQHDSDGGYKMSPYLRRYNDESMEKLSVELPESGFSPQATRRISSGSLIKASEVVSLAATAARFDGSNASLRHERVKSVDKTEDVKKLPIINPLVQLPMWPNVSGGTGLISQALLANADALCAAVSPLMDPDETLMEGYFERCVMNNYFGIGIDAKISLDFHHKREEHPEKCRSRAKNYMWYGVLGSKQLLQKTYKNLEQRVQLECDGQRIPLPSLQGIVVLNIPSFMGGTNFWGGTKEGDLFLAPSFDDRILEVVAVFGSVQMAASRLINLQHHRIAQCQTVQINILGEEGVPIQVDGEAWIQRPGIIRIIHKNRMQMLYRNRALETSLKTWEEKQRNTLNAISHSVSTINSAQLQLQSQSKSHLPVIGKPSHLNEEEMYILLGFIEVVTTLVKWVKLLIISHPSLEADLYQVAARTAQALEQVHPDGKILQGNNLRPVVTELVSSARQLYEDSCELLRDKAHNLKLREGLENNLSFSLASMEQELKKCTFDEGGTGLVYLQNLPSDEQGDKKNRHKGLFWLKFRRSGGNSGAHPVREQVTTWGVQEVCTWLESLQLVEYTDKFVSHDIRGRELLSLARRDLKELGITKVGHVKRILQAINDLNN; encoded by the exons ATGTCATCAAAGCAACAGAGAACTCGTTCTCGATTCAAG GTGATAACTCCATTTCGATCATTGGTTCTCTGTGGTGAAAGTAGACAAGAAATGGAAGATTGGTTGAATGCAATAAGAACAGTAACAGAGAATCATCCTCAAACAGATTCTGATATTGCCGAAATGCTAAATGGTAATCATCATTGGTATGCAACAAGTCATGCAAGACGAATATACTGTAATGTTTGCAGAGATGCTCTTTAtg GTGTTACATCTCATGGTTTGAGTTGTGAAATATGCAAATATAAGGTTCACAAACGATGTAGTATAAAAGCAATAAATAATTGCAAGTGGACCACATTGGCATCTATTGGTAAGGACATTATTGAGGACCAAGATGGg aacATTACTATGCCTCATCAGTGGATGGAAGGCAATTTACCTGTATCCTCAAAATGTTCAGTATGTGAGAAAACTTGTGGCTCTGTACTCAG ACTTCAAGATTGGAGATGTTTATGGTGTAGAGCTACAGTACATACAGCATGTAGACCTGTCATAGGTGTTAAATGTCCATTAGGACCAGCTAAATTGAGTGTAGTTCCTCCGACAGCATTGCATAGTATAG GTAGCGATGAAGCTTGGGAAGCTACTAGACCTATTGGATGCAGTCCACTTTTAGTATTTGTAAATAGTAAATCTGGTGACAATCAAGGTGTTAAATTTCTTAGAAGAttcaaacaattattaaatccAGCACAAGTATTTGATCTTATAAAAGGAGGACCAGGACCAGG gTTGAGATTATTTCGTCATTTCGATCCATTTCGGATTTTGGTATGCAGCGGGGATGGATCTGTTGGTTGGGTTCTTTCGGAAATTGACCGTTTAGGGATGCAT aagcAGTGTCAAGTTGGAGTGCTACCTTTGGGAACAGGAAATGATTTAGCACGTGTATTGGGTTGGGGGTCCTCTTGTGATGATGATGCTCATTTACCCCaattgttagaaaaatatgaaaaggCGGGCACAAAAATGCTTGATCGATGGAGTATCATGACTTTTGAACGTAGCATATCTTTACCATTCCCAAAAAATGAGTTAAGTCCATCTAATACGATGTTAAAGTCAAACATTGCTCATCAATATGAGAATAATGTTATTACTCACCTAACAAGCATTTTGGAGTCAGATCAGGAAAACGTAGTTATGTCTAGTATTAG aaTTCTGTGCGACACAGTAAAAGATTTTGCAACATATATAAGGGAGAATGTAAACTCCGAGGACCAACAAATGGATgataaatgtaaaatacttcAAAACAAGCTTGATTTATTGTTACAAACATTATGTAAAGAAGAACGTTACTTAACTGAACATTTAGAAGACGTCGATAATATTACTTTAAATACTGACATTTCTGTCTCACCTGATAGCTGTGAGAAAGGAGTGCTAGAAAAGCCAGAAAAAGAcataacaaatttaaaaagacTTCAAAGAAGAAGGCAACTTACGGAAAAAGAAAGTGTAATATCAAG AGCAAATAGTTTGAAACGGATAATAAGACATCTAGTGGAGTATGCCCAAGTGGCTATTGATGATCAAATTAATACAGACACAAAACATACTACTAAGATACCAAATACAAGTATTTCATTAGATGATAGTACTGTGTTAAATTCAATATCAA gTAAAAAACAATTGGATATTCCTGGTTTAAAAGTGGACCATGTTGACAATTTATCTATTGAACCATTAATAGATTCTATACAAAATATAGATAACTTAACATGTAATAGCCCTACTCCTAATGTAGCTTTTTTAAGTCCGATACCTGATCTTAGGAGAGATTCTCAACCTGAAGAGCTATTAACATTACCCGCTCCCGATGGTTTTGCTGATAGTAGACGAAACAGTGAAAATTTACCACAAGA TTCTCTTGATTTCGATATGCCTACAGTTCAGTCTATGAACAATCAgcaagaaatagaaaatcttGTGTCTAATGATCAACAATTATCTGAATCTAATAACATAGAAATTTCTTCAGATTTTCAAGTTAGTGTTACAAGAACTACCTTTGATACGAGCTCGCCTTCAGATGATGCTACTATGCAAGATACTATAATTTCTCCTGACACAGAGTCATTTCAATCTAGACATATATCCCCAGAACATActcagaaatttgaaaatagaattaaaactGATACAAGTAGAGGTAGCTGTAGTAATAGTATCATTAGTACAGATAGTACAATTTCTGATACTTTGGATTTTAAGAATTATATGATACGAAATAGTGAAAGTGAAATTG CTCGTATAAATAGCGACATATTTGATTCTACAAAAAGGTCTGATAGTTCTGATATCGGGCACATTGATTCTCCAGATAATTCAGACATACTTCCTAGCGACGTACAAAATTCTGAAAGTTTAAACGATGATTTAAGTTCTCTTGGACAAGATGTGAATAGCACAAATATTGGGGAAAAATATGACTCTGTAAGAGAGGGTCTTGAACCTGAGCAAATGGAAAAACCACAGAAATATTGTAGCATAGCTCAGTTCGTTGAAGGCAATGATATCGCTAAACGATCatttagaaaacaaataacAAAGAGCTCTGTTATAGAAACTGAG AATAAAAGCAAGCATAACATAGGATCATCTGGACAGAACAGTAATGATATTAACCAATTAAAAGATTCTCGAGATGGCAAAACGTCTGATTTATTAAGTCCTGTATGTTGCTTTAATGTTTCTTCAGATACTACGACAACAAATGAAAAACCTAATAATTTTCCACCATCGATAAGTGTTATAATTAATCCTCCTAGTCCATCGGCATCAATTGAAAGTCAACATGATTCAGACGGGGGATATAAAATGAGTCCGTATTTAAGACGATATAATGATGAAAGCATGGAAAAAT TAAGTGTAGAGCTACCAGAATCAGGTTTTTCTCCGCAAGCAACTCGACGAATTAGCAGTGGAAGTTTGATAAAAGCATCAGAAGTAGTATCTTTAGCTGCTACAGCTGCAAGATTTGATGGTTCCAATGCAAGTTTACGCCATGAAAGAGTAAAATCTGTTGACAAAACTGAAGATGTTAAAAAACTTCCAATTATTAATCCTTTAGTTCAGTTACCTATGTGGCCAA ATGTCAGTGGAGGAACAGGTCTCATTAGTCAAGCATTGCTTGCAAATGCAGATGCACTTTGTGCAGCAGTGTCACCATTAATGGATCCTGATGAAACTTTGAT GGAAGGTTACTTTGAACGTTGTGTTATGAACAACTATTTTGGAATTGGTATAGATGCAAAAATTAGTCTTGATTTTCATCATAAAAGAGAAGAACATCCTGAGAAATGCCGATCACGGGCAAAGAACTATATGTGGTACGGTGTGTTAGGATCCAAACAATTGTTACAAAAAACATATAAAAATCTTGAACAAAGAGTACAATTAGAATGTGATGGTCAACGTATACCATTACCGTCTTTACAAGGAATCGTTGTATTAAACATTCCAAG ttTTATGGGTGGCACAAATTTTTGGGGAGGCACGAAAGAAGGAGACCTGTTTTTAGCGCCTTCGTTTGACGATCGCATATTAGAAGTTGTGGCTGTGTTTGGTTCTGTACAAATGGCTGCATCACGACTTATTAATTTGCAGCATCATAGAATTGCACAGTGTCAAACGgttcaaattaatattttgggAGAGGAAGGAGTACCCATACAAGTTGATGGTGAGGCATGGATTCAGAGGCCCGGTATTATACGCATTATACATAAAAACCGTATGCAAATGCTTTACCGAAATCGA GCATTGGAGACATCTTTAAAAACGTGGGAGGAAAAACAACGCAATACACTTAATGCAATATCCCATTCAGTGTCTACTATAAACAGTGCacaattacaattacaatcaCAATCAAAGTCTCATTTACCAGTAATCGGTAAACCATCACATTTGAACGAAGaagaaatgtatattttactGGGTTTTATTGAAGTTGTTACAACTTTAGTTAAATGGGTGAAGCTTCTTATTATATCACATCCAAGCTTGGAAGCTGATTTGTATCAAGTCGCAGCAAGAACAGCCCAGGCACTTGAACAAGTTCATCCCGATGGAAAAATATTACAGGGA aACAATTTAAGGCCGGTTGTAACAGAATTGGTATCAAGCGCAAGACAACTTTACGAAGATTCGTGCGAATTACTTAGGGATAAAGCACATAATTTG AAATTACGAGAAGGTTTGGAGAATAACTTGTCTTTTTCTCTGGCCAGTATGGAacaagaattaaaaaaatgtacatttgatgaAGGTGGTACAGGATTAGTATACTTACAAAATTTACCATCAGATGAACAG ggAGATAAAAAGAATCGACACAAAGGTTTGTTTTGGTTAAAATTCCGACGTTCAGGAGGTAATTCTGGAGCACACCCTGTTCGGGAACAAGTTACTACATGGGGAGTACAAGAAGTTTGTACTTGGCTAGAAAGTCTACAGTTGGTTGAATATACTGATAAATTCGTGTCTCATGATATACGAGGTAGGGAATTATTATCATTAGCCCGTAGAGATCTCAAAGAACTTGGTATTACTAAAGTAGGACACGTTAAAAGAATCTTGCAAGCTAttaatgatttaaataattag
- the LOC114874614 gene encoding diacylglycerol kinase eta isoform X2 gives MSSKQQRTRSRFKVITPFRSLVLCGESRQEMEDWLNAIRTVTENHPQTDSDIAEMLNGNHHWYATSHARRIYCNVCRDALYGVTSHGLSCEICKYKVHKRCSIKAINNCKWTTLASIGKDIIEDQDGNITMPHQWMEGNLPVSSKCSVCEKTCGSVLRLQDWRCLWCRATVHTACRPVIGVKCPLGPAKLSVVPPTALHSIGSDEAWEATRPIGCSPLLVFVNSKSGDNQGVKFLRRFKQLLNPAQVFDLIKGGPGPGLRLFRHFDPFRILVCSGDGSVGWVLSEIDRLGMHQCQVGVLPLGTGNDLARVLGWGSSCDDDAHLPQLLEKYEKAGTKMLDRWSIMTFERSISLPFPKNELSPSNTMLKSNIAHQYENNVITHLTSILESDQENVVMSSIRILCDTVKDFATYIRENVNSEDQQMDDKCKILQNKLDLLLQTLCKEERYLTEHLEDVDNITLNTDISVSPDSCEKGVLEKPEKDITNLKRLQRRRQLTEKESVISRANSLKRIIRHLVEYAQVAIDDQINTDTKHTTKIPNTSISLDDSTVLNSISSKKQLDIPGLKVDHVDNLSIEPLIDSIQNIDNLTCNSPTPNVAFLSPIPDLRRDSQPEELLTLPAPDGFADSRRNSENLPQDSLDFDMPTVQSMNNQQEIENLVSNDQQLSESNNIEISSDFQVSVTRTTFDTSSPSDDATMQDTIISPDTESFQSRHISPEHTQKFENRIKTDTSRGSCSNSIISTDSTISDTLDFKNYMIRNSESEIARINSDIFDSTKRSDSSDIGHIDSPDNSDILPSDVQNSESLNDDLSSLGQDVNSTNIGEKYDSVREGLEPEQMEKPQKYCSIAQFVEGNDIAKRSFRKQITKSSVIETENKSKHNIGSSGQNSNDINQLKDSRDGKTSDLLSPVCCFNVSSDTTTTNEKPNNFPPSISVIINPPSPSASIESQHDSDGGYKMSPYLRRYNDESMEKLSVELPESGFSPQATRRISSGSLIKASEVVSLAATAARFDGSNASLRHERVKSVDKTEDVKKLPIINPLVQLPMWPNVSGGTGLISQALLANADALCAAVSPLMDPDETLMEGYFERCVMNNYFGIGIDAKISLDFHHKREEHPEKCRSRAKNYMWYGVLGSKQLLQKTYKNLEQRVQLECDGQRIPLPSLQGIVVLNIPSFMGGTNFWGGTKEGDLFLAPSFDDRILEVVAVFGSVQMAASRLINLQHHRIAQCQTVQINILGEEGVPIQVDGEAWIQRPGIIRIIHKNRMQMLYRNRALETSLKTWEEKQRNTLNAISHSVSTINSAQLQLQSQSKSHLPVIGKPSHLNEEEMYILLGFIEVVTTLVKWVKLLIISHPSLEADLYQVAARTAQALEQVHPDGKILQGNNLRPVVTELVSSARQLYEDSCELLRDKAHNLKLREGLENNLSFSLASMEQELKKCTFDEGGTGLVYLQNLPSDEQGDKKNRHKGLFWLKFRRSGGNSGAHPVREQVTTWGVQEVCTWLESLQLVEYTDKFVSHDIRGRELLSLARRDLKELGITKVGHVKRILQAINDLNN, from the exons ATGTCATCAAAGCAACAGAGAACTCGTTCTCGATTCAAG GTGATAACTCCATTTCGATCATTGGTTCTCTGTGGTGAAAGTAGACAAGAAATGGAAGATTGGTTGAATGCAATAAGAACAGTAACAGAGAATCATCCTCAAACAGATTCTGATATTGCCGAAATGCTAAATGGTAATCATCATTGGTATGCAACAAGTCATGCAAGACGAATATACTGTAATGTTTGCAGAGATGCTCTTTAtg GTGTTACATCTCATGGTTTGAGTTGTGAAATATGCAAATATAAGGTTCACAAACGATGTAGTATAAAAGCAATAAATAATTGCAAGTGGACCACATTGGCATCTATTGGTAAGGACATTATTGAGGACCAAGATGGg aacATTACTATGCCTCATCAGTGGATGGAAGGCAATTTACCTGTATCCTCAAAATGTTCAGTATGTGAGAAAACTTGTGGCTCTGTACTCAG ACTTCAAGATTGGAGATGTTTATGGTGTAGAGCTACAGTACATACAGCATGTAGACCTGTCATAGGTGTTAAATGTCCATTAGGACCAGCTAAATTGAGTGTAGTTCCTCCGACAGCATTGCATAGTATAG GTAGCGATGAAGCTTGGGAAGCTACTAGACCTATTGGATGCAGTCCACTTTTAGTATTTGTAAATAGTAAATCTGGTGACAATCAAGGTGTTAAATTTCTTAGAAGAttcaaacaattattaaatccAGCACAAGTATTTGATCTTATAAAAGGAGGACCAGGACCAGG gTTGAGATTATTTCGTCATTTCGATCCATTTCGGATTTTGGTATGCAGCGGGGATGGATCTGTTGGTTGGGTTCTTTCGGAAATTGACCGTTTAGGGATGCAT cAGTGTCAAGTTGGAGTGCTACCTTTGGGAACAGGAAATGATTTAGCACGTGTATTGGGTTGGGGGTCCTCTTGTGATGATGATGCTCATTTACCCCaattgttagaaaaatatgaaaaggCGGGCACAAAAATGCTTGATCGATGGAGTATCATGACTTTTGAACGTAGCATATCTTTACCATTCCCAAAAAATGAGTTAAGTCCATCTAATACGATGTTAAAGTCAAACATTGCTCATCAATATGAGAATAATGTTATTACTCACCTAACAAGCATTTTGGAGTCAGATCAGGAAAACGTAGTTATGTCTAGTATTAG aaTTCTGTGCGACACAGTAAAAGATTTTGCAACATATATAAGGGAGAATGTAAACTCCGAGGACCAACAAATGGATgataaatgtaaaatacttcAAAACAAGCTTGATTTATTGTTACAAACATTATGTAAAGAAGAACGTTACTTAACTGAACATTTAGAAGACGTCGATAATATTACTTTAAATACTGACATTTCTGTCTCACCTGATAGCTGTGAGAAAGGAGTGCTAGAAAAGCCAGAAAAAGAcataacaaatttaaaaagacTTCAAAGAAGAAGGCAACTTACGGAAAAAGAAAGTGTAATATCAAG AGCAAATAGTTTGAAACGGATAATAAGACATCTAGTGGAGTATGCCCAAGTGGCTATTGATGATCAAATTAATACAGACACAAAACATACTACTAAGATACCAAATACAAGTATTTCATTAGATGATAGTACTGTGTTAAATTCAATATCAA gTAAAAAACAATTGGATATTCCTGGTTTAAAAGTGGACCATGTTGACAATTTATCTATTGAACCATTAATAGATTCTATACAAAATATAGATAACTTAACATGTAATAGCCCTACTCCTAATGTAGCTTTTTTAAGTCCGATACCTGATCTTAGGAGAGATTCTCAACCTGAAGAGCTATTAACATTACCCGCTCCCGATGGTTTTGCTGATAGTAGACGAAACAGTGAAAATTTACCACAAGA TTCTCTTGATTTCGATATGCCTACAGTTCAGTCTATGAACAATCAgcaagaaatagaaaatcttGTGTCTAATGATCAACAATTATCTGAATCTAATAACATAGAAATTTCTTCAGATTTTCAAGTTAGTGTTACAAGAACTACCTTTGATACGAGCTCGCCTTCAGATGATGCTACTATGCAAGATACTATAATTTCTCCTGACACAGAGTCATTTCAATCTAGACATATATCCCCAGAACATActcagaaatttgaaaatagaattaaaactGATACAAGTAGAGGTAGCTGTAGTAATAGTATCATTAGTACAGATAGTACAATTTCTGATACTTTGGATTTTAAGAATTATATGATACGAAATAGTGAAAGTGAAATTG CTCGTATAAATAGCGACATATTTGATTCTACAAAAAGGTCTGATAGTTCTGATATCGGGCACATTGATTCTCCAGATAATTCAGACATACTTCCTAGCGACGTACAAAATTCTGAAAGTTTAAACGATGATTTAAGTTCTCTTGGACAAGATGTGAATAGCACAAATATTGGGGAAAAATATGACTCTGTAAGAGAGGGTCTTGAACCTGAGCAAATGGAAAAACCACAGAAATATTGTAGCATAGCTCAGTTCGTTGAAGGCAATGATATCGCTAAACGATCatttagaaaacaaataacAAAGAGCTCTGTTATAGAAACTGAG AATAAAAGCAAGCATAACATAGGATCATCTGGACAGAACAGTAATGATATTAACCAATTAAAAGATTCTCGAGATGGCAAAACGTCTGATTTATTAAGTCCTGTATGTTGCTTTAATGTTTCTTCAGATACTACGACAACAAATGAAAAACCTAATAATTTTCCACCATCGATAAGTGTTATAATTAATCCTCCTAGTCCATCGGCATCAATTGAAAGTCAACATGATTCAGACGGGGGATATAAAATGAGTCCGTATTTAAGACGATATAATGATGAAAGCATGGAAAAAT TAAGTGTAGAGCTACCAGAATCAGGTTTTTCTCCGCAAGCAACTCGACGAATTAGCAGTGGAAGTTTGATAAAAGCATCAGAAGTAGTATCTTTAGCTGCTACAGCTGCAAGATTTGATGGTTCCAATGCAAGTTTACGCCATGAAAGAGTAAAATCTGTTGACAAAACTGAAGATGTTAAAAAACTTCCAATTATTAATCCTTTAGTTCAGTTACCTATGTGGCCAA ATGTCAGTGGAGGAACAGGTCTCATTAGTCAAGCATTGCTTGCAAATGCAGATGCACTTTGTGCAGCAGTGTCACCATTAATGGATCCTGATGAAACTTTGAT GGAAGGTTACTTTGAACGTTGTGTTATGAACAACTATTTTGGAATTGGTATAGATGCAAAAATTAGTCTTGATTTTCATCATAAAAGAGAAGAACATCCTGAGAAATGCCGATCACGGGCAAAGAACTATATGTGGTACGGTGTGTTAGGATCCAAACAATTGTTACAAAAAACATATAAAAATCTTGAACAAAGAGTACAATTAGAATGTGATGGTCAACGTATACCATTACCGTCTTTACAAGGAATCGTTGTATTAAACATTCCAAG ttTTATGGGTGGCACAAATTTTTGGGGAGGCACGAAAGAAGGAGACCTGTTTTTAGCGCCTTCGTTTGACGATCGCATATTAGAAGTTGTGGCTGTGTTTGGTTCTGTACAAATGGCTGCATCACGACTTATTAATTTGCAGCATCATAGAATTGCACAGTGTCAAACGgttcaaattaatattttgggAGAGGAAGGAGTACCCATACAAGTTGATGGTGAGGCATGGATTCAGAGGCCCGGTATTATACGCATTATACATAAAAACCGTATGCAAATGCTTTACCGAAATCGA GCATTGGAGACATCTTTAAAAACGTGGGAGGAAAAACAACGCAATACACTTAATGCAATATCCCATTCAGTGTCTACTATAAACAGTGCacaattacaattacaatcaCAATCAAAGTCTCATTTACCAGTAATCGGTAAACCATCACATTTGAACGAAGaagaaatgtatattttactGGGTTTTATTGAAGTTGTTACAACTTTAGTTAAATGGGTGAAGCTTCTTATTATATCACATCCAAGCTTGGAAGCTGATTTGTATCAAGTCGCAGCAAGAACAGCCCAGGCACTTGAACAAGTTCATCCCGATGGAAAAATATTACAGGGA aACAATTTAAGGCCGGTTGTAACAGAATTGGTATCAAGCGCAAGACAACTTTACGAAGATTCGTGCGAATTACTTAGGGATAAAGCACATAATTTG AAATTACGAGAAGGTTTGGAGAATAACTTGTCTTTTTCTCTGGCCAGTATGGAacaagaattaaaaaaatgtacatttgatgaAGGTGGTACAGGATTAGTATACTTACAAAATTTACCATCAGATGAACAG ggAGATAAAAAGAATCGACACAAAGGTTTGTTTTGGTTAAAATTCCGACGTTCAGGAGGTAATTCTGGAGCACACCCTGTTCGGGAACAAGTTACTACATGGGGAGTACAAGAAGTTTGTACTTGGCTAGAAAGTCTACAGTTGGTTGAATATACTGATAAATTCGTGTCTCATGATATACGAGGTAGGGAATTATTATCATTAGCCCGTAGAGATCTCAAAGAACTTGGTATTACTAAAGTAGGACACGTTAAAAGAATCTTGCAAGCTAttaatgatttaaataattag